One window of the Rosa rugosa chromosome 3, drRosRugo1.1, whole genome shotgun sequence genome contains the following:
- the LOC133741113 gene encoding uncharacterized protein LOC133741113 gives MLSLKKEVIGSTSVSDTPSRKQAKKKAEVEVPPSGRGCTLQFDGASKGNPGVAGAGAVLRADDGTLICKLREGLGVATSNAAEYRAVMLGLKYALKKGFSRIFVQGDSKLVCMQVQGLWQVKNQNLSTLYEEVKKLKDGFVSFKISHVLRELNSEADAQANLAITLADGQVQEESGK, from the exons ATGCTGTCGTTGAAGAAA GAAGTAATTGGTTCAACTTCTGTATCAGATACTCCTTCCAGAAAGCAGGCCAAGAAAAAGGCTGAAGTTGAAGTTCCCCCTTCTGGCCGT GGCTGTACTCTTCAATTTGATGGTGCATCAAAAGGAAATCCTGGAGTAGCTGGTGCTGGAGCTGTACTGCGAGCAGATGATGGAACCTTG ATCTGTAAACTACGTGAAGGTCTGGGTGTTGCAACCAGTAATGCTGCTGAGTACCGAGCTGTTATGTTAGGGTTAAAATATGCGCTTAAAAAAGGTTTTTCCAGGATTTTTGTTCAAGGTGACTCCAAACTCGTCTGTATGCAG GTTCAGGGTTTATGGCAGGTGAAAAACCAGAACTTGTCTACTTTGTATGAAGAGGTGAAGAAACTGAAGGATGGATTTGTCTCCTTCAAGATCAGTCATGTTCTTAGG GAGCTAAATTCTGAGGCAGATGCTCAAGCAAACTTGGCAATCACTCTTGCCG ATGGTCAAGTCCAGGAAGAGTCTGGGAAGTAG